Proteins co-encoded in one Rattus rattus isolate New Zealand chromosome 5, Rrattus_CSIRO_v1, whole genome shotgun sequence genomic window:
- the Uckl1 gene encoding uridine-cytidine kinase-like 1 isoform X4, with protein sequence MAAPPGSAGAAPSPLQSTVTPDVPGRPAEQNETSCEDRNAGSLDRLLPPVGTGRSPRKRTTSQCKSEPPLLRTSKRTIYTAGRPPWYNEHGTQSKEAFAIGLGGGSASGKTTVARMIIEALDVPWVVLLSMDSFYKVLTQQQQEQAACNNFNFDHPDAFDFDLIISTLKKLKQGRSVQIPIYDFTTHSRKKDWKTLYGANVIIFEGIMAFADKTLLELLDMKIFVDTDSDIRLVRRLRRDISERGRDIEGVIKQYNKFVKPAFDQYIQPTMRLADIVVPRGSGNTVAIDLIVQHVHSQLEERELSVRAALASAHQCHPLPQTLSVLKSTPQVRGMHTIIRDKETSRDEFIFYSKRLMRLLIEHALSFLPFQDCTVQTPQGQDYVGKCYAGKQITGVSILRAGETMEPALRAVCKDVRIGTILIQTNQLTGEPELHYLRLPKDISDDHVILMDCTVSTGAAAMMAVRVLLDHDVPEDKIFLLSLLMAEMGVHSVAYAFPRVRIITTAVDKRVNDLFRIIPGIGNFGDRYFGTDAVPDGSDDDEVTSVG encoded by the exons ATGGCTGCGCCGCCGGGCTCCGCGGGTGCTGCCCCTTCGCCCCTGCAATCCACTGTGACCCCAGACGTGCCTGGCCGCCCGGCCGAGCAGAATGAAACATCGTGCGAGGACCG CAATGCAGGGTCCTTGGACAGACTTCTCCCACCAGTGGGTACTGGGCGCTCACCCCGGAAGCGCACCACCAGCCAGTGCAAGTCAGAGCCACCCCTGCTTCGTACAAGCAAACGAACCATCTACACAGCTGGGCGGCCACCATGGTACAACGAACATGGTACCCAGTCCAAGGAGGCCTTTGCCATTG GCTTAGGAGGCGGCAGTGCGTCTGGGAAGACCACTGTGGCCAGGATGATCATTGAGGCCCTAGATGTACCCTGGGTGGTCCTGCTGTCCATGGACTCCTTCTATAAG GTTCtgacacagcagcagcaggaacaggcCGCCTGCAACAATTTCAACTTTGACCACCCTGATGCCTTCGACTTCGATCTCATCATTTCCACCCTCAAGAAACTAAAGCAGGGCAGGAGTGTCCAAATACCCATCTATGATTTCACCACCCATAGCCGGAAAAAGGACTGG AAAACACTGTACGGTGCAAATGTCATCATCTTTGAGGGTATCATGGCCTTTGCTGACAAGACACTGCTAGAG CTTCTGGACATGAAGATCTTTGTGGACACAGACTCTGACATCCGACTGGTACGGCGGCTGCGCAGGGACATCAGTGAGCGAGGCCGGGACATTGAGGGTGTCATCAAGCAGTACAACAAGTTTGTCAAACCTGCTTTCGATCAGTACATCCAGCCCACCATGCGCCTGGCAGATATCGTGGTGCCCAGAG ggAGTGGGAACACAGTAGCCATTGACCTGATTGTGCAGCATGTTCACAGCCAGCTGGAAGAG CGTGAACTCAGCGTCAG GGCCGCGTTGGCCTCTGCTCACCAGTGCCACCCCCTTCCCCAGACACTGAGTGTCCTCAAGAGCACACCACAGGTACGAGGCATGCACACCATCATCAG GGACAAGGAGACCAGCCGGGACGAATTCATTTTCTACTCCAAAAGACTGATGCGGCTGCTTATTGAACACGCGCTGTCTTTCCTGCCCTTTCAG GACTGCACTGTACAGACCCCACAGGGGCAGGACTACGTGGGAAAGTGCTACGCTGGAAAGCAG ATCACCGGCGTGTCCATTCTGCGTGCGGGAGAGACCATGGAGCCTGCGCTGCGTGCTGTGTGCAAGGACGTGCGTATCGGCACCATCCTCATCCAGACCAACCAGCTCACAGGGGAGCCTGAG CTCCATTACCTGAGACTTCCCAAGGATATTAGTGATGACCATGTGATCCTGATGGACTGCACAGTATCTACGGGTGCTGCAGCCATGATGGCTGTACGTGTACTCCTG GACCATGATGTGCCTGAGGACAAGATCTTTTTGCTATCCCTGCTCATGGCAGAGATGGGCGTACATTCTGTGGCCTATGCATTCCCACGTGTGAGAATCATCACCACAGCCGTGGACAAGCGTGTCAATGACCTTTTCCGTATCATCCCAGGCATTG GGAACTTTGGTGATCGATACTTTGGGACAGATGCAGTCCCTGACGgcagtgatgatgatgaggtTACCTCTGTGGGTTAG
- the Uckl1 gene encoding uridine-cytidine kinase-like 1 isoform X1 has product MAAPPGSAGAAPSPLQSTVTPDVPGRPAEQNETSCEDRSNAGSLDRLLPPVGTGRSPRKRTTSQCKSEPPLLRTSKRTIYTAGRPPWYNEHGTQSKEAFAIGLGGGSASGKTTVARMIIEALDVPWVVLLSMDSFYKVLTQQQQEQAACNNFNFDHPDAFDFDLIISTLKKLKQGRSVQIPIYDFTTHSRKKDWKTLYGANVIIFEGIMAFADKTLLELLDMKIFVDTDSDIRLVRRLRRDISERGRDIEGVIKQYNKFVKPAFDQYIQPTMRLADIVVPRGSGNTVAIDLIVQHVHSQLEERELSVRAALASAHQCHPLPQTLSVLKSTPQVRGMHTIIRDKETSRDEFIFYSKRLMRLLIEHALSFLPFQDCTVQTPQGQDYVGKCYAGKQITGVSILRAGETMEPALRAVCKDVRIGTILIQTNQLTGEPELHYLRLPKDISDDHVILMDCTVSTGAAAMMAVRVLLDHDVPEDKIFLLSLLMAEMGVHSVAYAFPRVRIITTAVDKRVNDLFRIIPGIGNFGDRYFGTDAVPDGSDDDEVTSVG; this is encoded by the exons ATGGCTGCGCCGCCGGGCTCCGCGGGTGCTGCCCCTTCGCCCCTGCAATCCACTGTGACCCCAGACGTGCCTGGCCGCCCGGCCGAGCAGAATGAAACATCGTGCGAGGACCG CAGCAATGCAGGGTCCTTGGACAGACTTCTCCCACCAGTGGGTACTGGGCGCTCACCCCGGAAGCGCACCACCAGCCAGTGCAAGTCAGAGCCACCCCTGCTTCGTACAAGCAAACGAACCATCTACACAGCTGGGCGGCCACCATGGTACAACGAACATGGTACCCAGTCCAAGGAGGCCTTTGCCATTG GCTTAGGAGGCGGCAGTGCGTCTGGGAAGACCACTGTGGCCAGGATGATCATTGAGGCCCTAGATGTACCCTGGGTGGTCCTGCTGTCCATGGACTCCTTCTATAAG GTTCtgacacagcagcagcaggaacaggcCGCCTGCAACAATTTCAACTTTGACCACCCTGATGCCTTCGACTTCGATCTCATCATTTCCACCCTCAAGAAACTAAAGCAGGGCAGGAGTGTCCAAATACCCATCTATGATTTCACCACCCATAGCCGGAAAAAGGACTGG AAAACACTGTACGGTGCAAATGTCATCATCTTTGAGGGTATCATGGCCTTTGCTGACAAGACACTGCTAGAG CTTCTGGACATGAAGATCTTTGTGGACACAGACTCTGACATCCGACTGGTACGGCGGCTGCGCAGGGACATCAGTGAGCGAGGCCGGGACATTGAGGGTGTCATCAAGCAGTACAACAAGTTTGTCAAACCTGCTTTCGATCAGTACATCCAGCCCACCATGCGCCTGGCAGATATCGTGGTGCCCAGAG ggAGTGGGAACACAGTAGCCATTGACCTGATTGTGCAGCATGTTCACAGCCAGCTGGAAGAG CGTGAACTCAGCGTCAG GGCCGCGTTGGCCTCTGCTCACCAGTGCCACCCCCTTCCCCAGACACTGAGTGTCCTCAAGAGCACACCACAGGTACGAGGCATGCACACCATCATCAG GGACAAGGAGACCAGCCGGGACGAATTCATTTTCTACTCCAAAAGACTGATGCGGCTGCTTATTGAACACGCGCTGTCTTTCCTGCCCTTTCAG GACTGCACTGTACAGACCCCACAGGGGCAGGACTACGTGGGAAAGTGCTACGCTGGAAAGCAG ATCACCGGCGTGTCCATTCTGCGTGCGGGAGAGACCATGGAGCCTGCGCTGCGTGCTGTGTGCAAGGACGTGCGTATCGGCACCATCCTCATCCAGACCAACCAGCTCACAGGGGAGCCTGAG CTCCATTACCTGAGACTTCCCAAGGATATTAGTGATGACCATGTGATCCTGATGGACTGCACAGTATCTACGGGTGCTGCAGCCATGATGGCTGTACGTGTACTCCTG GACCATGATGTGCCTGAGGACAAGATCTTTTTGCTATCCCTGCTCATGGCAGAGATGGGCGTACATTCTGTGGCCTATGCATTCCCACGTGTGAGAATCATCACCACAGCCGTGGACAAGCGTGTCAATGACCTTTTCCGTATCATCCCAGGCATTG GGAACTTTGGTGATCGATACTTTGGGACAGATGCAGTCCCTGACGgcagtgatgatgatgaggtTACCTCTGTGGGTTAG
- the Uckl1 gene encoding uridine-cytidine kinase-like 1 isoform X5, whose product MSSPPAYPGIRISGCWALGAESSSNAGSLDRLLPPVGTGRSPRKRTTSQCKSEPPLLRTSKRTIYTAGRPPWYNEHGTQSKEAFAIGLGGGSASGKTTVARMIIEALDVPWVVLLSMDSFYKVLTQQQQEQAACNNFNFDHPDAFDFDLIISTLKKLKQGRSVQIPIYDFTTHSRKKDWKTLYGANVIIFEGIMAFADKTLLELLDMKIFVDTDSDIRLVRRLRRDISERGRDIEGVIKQYNKFVKPAFDQYIQPTMRLADIVVPRGSGNTVAIDLIVQHVHSQLEERELSVRAALASAHQCHPLPQTLSVLKSTPQVRGMHTIIRDKETSRDEFIFYSKRLMRLLIEHALSFLPFQDCTVQTPQGQDYVGKCYAGKQITGVSILRAGETMEPALRAVCKDVRIGTILIQTNQLTGEPELHYLRLPKDISDDHVILMDCTVSTGAAAMMAVRVLLDHDVPEDKIFLLSLLMAEMGVHSVAYAFPRVRIITTAVDKRVNDLFRIIPGIGNFGDRYFGTDAVPDGSDDDEVTSVG is encoded by the exons ATGAGCAGCCCCCCAGCTTACCCTGGCATCAGGATCTCAGGGTGCTGGGCTCTTGGAGCAGAAAGCAG CAGCAATGCAGGGTCCTTGGACAGACTTCTCCCACCAGTGGGTACTGGGCGCTCACCCCGGAAGCGCACCACCAGCCAGTGCAAGTCAGAGCCACCCCTGCTTCGTACAAGCAAACGAACCATCTACACAGCTGGGCGGCCACCATGGTACAACGAACATGGTACCCAGTCCAAGGAGGCCTTTGCCATTG GCTTAGGAGGCGGCAGTGCGTCTGGGAAGACCACTGTGGCCAGGATGATCATTGAGGCCCTAGATGTACCCTGGGTGGTCCTGCTGTCCATGGACTCCTTCTATAAG GTTCtgacacagcagcagcaggaacaggcCGCCTGCAACAATTTCAACTTTGACCACCCTGATGCCTTCGACTTCGATCTCATCATTTCCACCCTCAAGAAACTAAAGCAGGGCAGGAGTGTCCAAATACCCATCTATGATTTCACCACCCATAGCCGGAAAAAGGACTGG AAAACACTGTACGGTGCAAATGTCATCATCTTTGAGGGTATCATGGCCTTTGCTGACAAGACACTGCTAGAG CTTCTGGACATGAAGATCTTTGTGGACACAGACTCTGACATCCGACTGGTACGGCGGCTGCGCAGGGACATCAGTGAGCGAGGCCGGGACATTGAGGGTGTCATCAAGCAGTACAACAAGTTTGTCAAACCTGCTTTCGATCAGTACATCCAGCCCACCATGCGCCTGGCAGATATCGTGGTGCCCAGAG ggAGTGGGAACACAGTAGCCATTGACCTGATTGTGCAGCATGTTCACAGCCAGCTGGAAGAG CGTGAACTCAGCGTCAG GGCCGCGTTGGCCTCTGCTCACCAGTGCCACCCCCTTCCCCAGACACTGAGTGTCCTCAAGAGCACACCACAGGTACGAGGCATGCACACCATCATCAG GGACAAGGAGACCAGCCGGGACGAATTCATTTTCTACTCCAAAAGACTGATGCGGCTGCTTATTGAACACGCGCTGTCTTTCCTGCCCTTTCAG GACTGCACTGTACAGACCCCACAGGGGCAGGACTACGTGGGAAAGTGCTACGCTGGAAAGCAG ATCACCGGCGTGTCCATTCTGCGTGCGGGAGAGACCATGGAGCCTGCGCTGCGTGCTGTGTGCAAGGACGTGCGTATCGGCACCATCCTCATCCAGACCAACCAGCTCACAGGGGAGCCTGAG CTCCATTACCTGAGACTTCCCAAGGATATTAGTGATGACCATGTGATCCTGATGGACTGCACAGTATCTACGGGTGCTGCAGCCATGATGGCTGTACGTGTACTCCTG GACCATGATGTGCCTGAGGACAAGATCTTTTTGCTATCCCTGCTCATGGCAGAGATGGGCGTACATTCTGTGGCCTATGCATTCCCACGTGTGAGAATCATCACCACAGCCGTGGACAAGCGTGTCAATGACCTTTTCCGTATCATCCCAGGCATTG GGAACTTTGGTGATCGATACTTTGGGACAGATGCAGTCCCTGACGgcagtgatgatgatgaggtTACCTCTGTGGGTTAG
- the Uckl1 gene encoding uridine-cytidine kinase-like 1 isoform X3: protein MAAPPGSAGAAPSPLQSTVTPDVPGRPAEQNETSCEDRNAGSLDRLLPPVGTGRSPRKRTTSQCKSEPPLLRTSKRTIYTAGRPPWYNEHGTQSKEAFAIGLGGGSASGKTTVARMIIEALDVPWVVLLSMDSFYKVLTQQQQEQAACNNFNFDHPDAFDFDLIISTLKKLKQGRSVQIPIYDFTTHSRKKDWKTLYGANVIIFEGIMAFADKTLLELLDMKIFVDTDSDIRLVRRLRRDISERGRDIEGVIKQYNKFVKPAFDQYIQPTMRLADIVVPRGSGNTVAIDLIVQHVHSQLEERKLRWDMAALASAHQCHPLPQTLSVLKSTPQVRGMHTIIRDKETSRDEFIFYSKRLMRLLIEHALSFLPFQDCTVQTPQGQDYVGKCYAGKQITGVSILRAGETMEPALRAVCKDVRIGTILIQTNQLTGEPELHYLRLPKDISDDHVILMDCTVSTGAAAMMAVRVLLDHDVPEDKIFLLSLLMAEMGVHSVAYAFPRVRIITTAVDKRVNDLFRIIPGIGNFGDRYFGTDAVPDGSDDDEVTSVG, encoded by the exons ATGGCTGCGCCGCCGGGCTCCGCGGGTGCTGCCCCTTCGCCCCTGCAATCCACTGTGACCCCAGACGTGCCTGGCCGCCCGGCCGAGCAGAATGAAACATCGTGCGAGGACCG CAATGCAGGGTCCTTGGACAGACTTCTCCCACCAGTGGGTACTGGGCGCTCACCCCGGAAGCGCACCACCAGCCAGTGCAAGTCAGAGCCACCCCTGCTTCGTACAAGCAAACGAACCATCTACACAGCTGGGCGGCCACCATGGTACAACGAACATGGTACCCAGTCCAAGGAGGCCTTTGCCATTG GCTTAGGAGGCGGCAGTGCGTCTGGGAAGACCACTGTGGCCAGGATGATCATTGAGGCCCTAGATGTACCCTGGGTGGTCCTGCTGTCCATGGACTCCTTCTATAAG GTTCtgacacagcagcagcaggaacaggcCGCCTGCAACAATTTCAACTTTGACCACCCTGATGCCTTCGACTTCGATCTCATCATTTCCACCCTCAAGAAACTAAAGCAGGGCAGGAGTGTCCAAATACCCATCTATGATTTCACCACCCATAGCCGGAAAAAGGACTGG AAAACACTGTACGGTGCAAATGTCATCATCTTTGAGGGTATCATGGCCTTTGCTGACAAGACACTGCTAGAG CTTCTGGACATGAAGATCTTTGTGGACACAGACTCTGACATCCGACTGGTACGGCGGCTGCGCAGGGACATCAGTGAGCGAGGCCGGGACATTGAGGGTGTCATCAAGCAGTACAACAAGTTTGTCAAACCTGCTTTCGATCAGTACATCCAGCCCACCATGCGCCTGGCAGATATCGTGGTGCCCAGAG ggAGTGGGAACACAGTAGCCATTGACCTGATTGTGCAGCATGTTCACAGCCAGCTGGAAGAG AGGAAGCTGCGTTGGGATAT GGCCGCGTTGGCCTCTGCTCACCAGTGCCACCCCCTTCCCCAGACACTGAGTGTCCTCAAGAGCACACCACAGGTACGAGGCATGCACACCATCATCAG GGACAAGGAGACCAGCCGGGACGAATTCATTTTCTACTCCAAAAGACTGATGCGGCTGCTTATTGAACACGCGCTGTCTTTCCTGCCCTTTCAG GACTGCACTGTACAGACCCCACAGGGGCAGGACTACGTGGGAAAGTGCTACGCTGGAAAGCAG ATCACCGGCGTGTCCATTCTGCGTGCGGGAGAGACCATGGAGCCTGCGCTGCGTGCTGTGTGCAAGGACGTGCGTATCGGCACCATCCTCATCCAGACCAACCAGCTCACAGGGGAGCCTGAG CTCCATTACCTGAGACTTCCCAAGGATATTAGTGATGACCATGTGATCCTGATGGACTGCACAGTATCTACGGGTGCTGCAGCCATGATGGCTGTACGTGTACTCCTG GACCATGATGTGCCTGAGGACAAGATCTTTTTGCTATCCCTGCTCATGGCAGAGATGGGCGTACATTCTGTGGCCTATGCATTCCCACGTGTGAGAATCATCACCACAGCCGTGGACAAGCGTGTCAATGACCTTTTCCGTATCATCCCAGGCATTG GGAACTTTGGTGATCGATACTTTGGGACAGATGCAGTCCCTGACGgcagtgatgatgatgaggtTACCTCTGTGGGTTAG
- the Uckl1 gene encoding uridine-cytidine kinase-like 1 isoform X2 translates to MAAPPGSAGAAPSPLQSTVTPDVPGRPAEQNETSCEDRSNAGSLDRLLPPVGTGRSPRKRTTSQCKSEPPLLRTSKRTIYTAGRPPWYNEHGTQSKEAFAIGLGGGSASGKTTVARMIIEALDVPWVVLLSMDSFYKVLTQQQQEQAACNNFNFDHPDAFDFDLIISTLKKLKQGRSVQIPIYDFTTHSRKKDWKTLYGANVIIFEGIMAFADKTLLELLDMKIFVDTDSDIRLVRRLRRDISERGRDIEGVIKQYNKFVKPAFDQYIQPTMRLADIVVPRGSGNTVAIDLIVQHVHSQLEERKLRWDMAALASAHQCHPLPQTLSVLKSTPQVRGMHTIIRDKETSRDEFIFYSKRLMRLLIEHALSFLPFQDCTVQTPQGQDYVGKCYAGKQITGVSILRAGETMEPALRAVCKDVRIGTILIQTNQLTGEPELHYLRLPKDISDDHVILMDCTVSTGAAAMMAVRVLLDHDVPEDKIFLLSLLMAEMGVHSVAYAFPRVRIITTAVDKRVNDLFRIIPGIGNFGDRYFGTDAVPDGSDDDEVTSVG, encoded by the exons ATGGCTGCGCCGCCGGGCTCCGCGGGTGCTGCCCCTTCGCCCCTGCAATCCACTGTGACCCCAGACGTGCCTGGCCGCCCGGCCGAGCAGAATGAAACATCGTGCGAGGACCG CAGCAATGCAGGGTCCTTGGACAGACTTCTCCCACCAGTGGGTACTGGGCGCTCACCCCGGAAGCGCACCACCAGCCAGTGCAAGTCAGAGCCACCCCTGCTTCGTACAAGCAAACGAACCATCTACACAGCTGGGCGGCCACCATGGTACAACGAACATGGTACCCAGTCCAAGGAGGCCTTTGCCATTG GCTTAGGAGGCGGCAGTGCGTCTGGGAAGACCACTGTGGCCAGGATGATCATTGAGGCCCTAGATGTACCCTGGGTGGTCCTGCTGTCCATGGACTCCTTCTATAAG GTTCtgacacagcagcagcaggaacaggcCGCCTGCAACAATTTCAACTTTGACCACCCTGATGCCTTCGACTTCGATCTCATCATTTCCACCCTCAAGAAACTAAAGCAGGGCAGGAGTGTCCAAATACCCATCTATGATTTCACCACCCATAGCCGGAAAAAGGACTGG AAAACACTGTACGGTGCAAATGTCATCATCTTTGAGGGTATCATGGCCTTTGCTGACAAGACACTGCTAGAG CTTCTGGACATGAAGATCTTTGTGGACACAGACTCTGACATCCGACTGGTACGGCGGCTGCGCAGGGACATCAGTGAGCGAGGCCGGGACATTGAGGGTGTCATCAAGCAGTACAACAAGTTTGTCAAACCTGCTTTCGATCAGTACATCCAGCCCACCATGCGCCTGGCAGATATCGTGGTGCCCAGAG ggAGTGGGAACACAGTAGCCATTGACCTGATTGTGCAGCATGTTCACAGCCAGCTGGAAGAG AGGAAGCTGCGTTGGGATAT GGCCGCGTTGGCCTCTGCTCACCAGTGCCACCCCCTTCCCCAGACACTGAGTGTCCTCAAGAGCACACCACAGGTACGAGGCATGCACACCATCATCAG GGACAAGGAGACCAGCCGGGACGAATTCATTTTCTACTCCAAAAGACTGATGCGGCTGCTTATTGAACACGCGCTGTCTTTCCTGCCCTTTCAG GACTGCACTGTACAGACCCCACAGGGGCAGGACTACGTGGGAAAGTGCTACGCTGGAAAGCAG ATCACCGGCGTGTCCATTCTGCGTGCGGGAGAGACCATGGAGCCTGCGCTGCGTGCTGTGTGCAAGGACGTGCGTATCGGCACCATCCTCATCCAGACCAACCAGCTCACAGGGGAGCCTGAG CTCCATTACCTGAGACTTCCCAAGGATATTAGTGATGACCATGTGATCCTGATGGACTGCACAGTATCTACGGGTGCTGCAGCCATGATGGCTGTACGTGTACTCCTG GACCATGATGTGCCTGAGGACAAGATCTTTTTGCTATCCCTGCTCATGGCAGAGATGGGCGTACATTCTGTGGCCTATGCATTCCCACGTGTGAGAATCATCACCACAGCCGTGGACAAGCGTGTCAATGACCTTTTCCGTATCATCCCAGGCATTG GGAACTTTGGTGATCGATACTTTGGGACAGATGCAGTCCCTGACGgcagtgatgatgatgaggtTACCTCTGTGGGTTAG
- the Uckl1 gene encoding uridine-cytidine kinase-like 1 isoform X6, with protein MSSPPAYPGIRISGCWALGAESSNAGSLDRLLPPVGTGRSPRKRTTSQCKSEPPLLRTSKRTIYTAGRPPWYNEHGTQSKEAFAIGLGGGSASGKTTVARMIIEALDVPWVVLLSMDSFYKVLTQQQQEQAACNNFNFDHPDAFDFDLIISTLKKLKQGRSVQIPIYDFTTHSRKKDWKTLYGANVIIFEGIMAFADKTLLELLDMKIFVDTDSDIRLVRRLRRDISERGRDIEGVIKQYNKFVKPAFDQYIQPTMRLADIVVPRGSGNTVAIDLIVQHVHSQLEERKLRWDMAALASAHQCHPLPQTLSVLKSTPQVRGMHTIIRDKETSRDEFIFYSKRLMRLLIEHALSFLPFQDCTVQTPQGQDYVGKCYAGKQITGVSILRAGETMEPALRAVCKDVRIGTILIQTNQLTGEPELHYLRLPKDISDDHVILMDCTVSTGAAAMMAVRVLLDHDVPEDKIFLLSLLMAEMGVHSVAYAFPRVRIITTAVDKRVNDLFRIIPGIGNFGDRYFGTDAVPDGSDDDEVTSVG; from the exons ATGAGCAGCCCCCCAGCTTACCCTGGCATCAGGATCTCAGGGTGCTGGGCTCTTGGAGCAGAAAGCAG CAATGCAGGGTCCTTGGACAGACTTCTCCCACCAGTGGGTACTGGGCGCTCACCCCGGAAGCGCACCACCAGCCAGTGCAAGTCAGAGCCACCCCTGCTTCGTACAAGCAAACGAACCATCTACACAGCTGGGCGGCCACCATGGTACAACGAACATGGTACCCAGTCCAAGGAGGCCTTTGCCATTG GCTTAGGAGGCGGCAGTGCGTCTGGGAAGACCACTGTGGCCAGGATGATCATTGAGGCCCTAGATGTACCCTGGGTGGTCCTGCTGTCCATGGACTCCTTCTATAAG GTTCtgacacagcagcagcaggaacaggcCGCCTGCAACAATTTCAACTTTGACCACCCTGATGCCTTCGACTTCGATCTCATCATTTCCACCCTCAAGAAACTAAAGCAGGGCAGGAGTGTCCAAATACCCATCTATGATTTCACCACCCATAGCCGGAAAAAGGACTGG AAAACACTGTACGGTGCAAATGTCATCATCTTTGAGGGTATCATGGCCTTTGCTGACAAGACACTGCTAGAG CTTCTGGACATGAAGATCTTTGTGGACACAGACTCTGACATCCGACTGGTACGGCGGCTGCGCAGGGACATCAGTGAGCGAGGCCGGGACATTGAGGGTGTCATCAAGCAGTACAACAAGTTTGTCAAACCTGCTTTCGATCAGTACATCCAGCCCACCATGCGCCTGGCAGATATCGTGGTGCCCAGAG ggAGTGGGAACACAGTAGCCATTGACCTGATTGTGCAGCATGTTCACAGCCAGCTGGAAGAG AGGAAGCTGCGTTGGGATAT GGCCGCGTTGGCCTCTGCTCACCAGTGCCACCCCCTTCCCCAGACACTGAGTGTCCTCAAGAGCACACCACAGGTACGAGGCATGCACACCATCATCAG GGACAAGGAGACCAGCCGGGACGAATTCATTTTCTACTCCAAAAGACTGATGCGGCTGCTTATTGAACACGCGCTGTCTTTCCTGCCCTTTCAG GACTGCACTGTACAGACCCCACAGGGGCAGGACTACGTGGGAAAGTGCTACGCTGGAAAGCAG ATCACCGGCGTGTCCATTCTGCGTGCGGGAGAGACCATGGAGCCTGCGCTGCGTGCTGTGTGCAAGGACGTGCGTATCGGCACCATCCTCATCCAGACCAACCAGCTCACAGGGGAGCCTGAG CTCCATTACCTGAGACTTCCCAAGGATATTAGTGATGACCATGTGATCCTGATGGACTGCACAGTATCTACGGGTGCTGCAGCCATGATGGCTGTACGTGTACTCCTG GACCATGATGTGCCTGAGGACAAGATCTTTTTGCTATCCCTGCTCATGGCAGAGATGGGCGTACATTCTGTGGCCTATGCATTCCCACGTGTGAGAATCATCACCACAGCCGTGGACAAGCGTGTCAATGACCTTTTCCGTATCATCCCAGGCATTG GGAACTTTGGTGATCGATACTTTGGGACAGATGCAGTCCCTGACGgcagtgatgatgatgaggtTACCTCTGTGGGTTAG